One genomic segment of Desulfomicrobium sp. ZS1 includes these proteins:
- a CDS encoding 4Fe-4S dicluster domain-containing protein, whose amino-acid sequence MYIFDTILNRMRRGCQTIPYPKGPAPALPDRHGGALRLDASLCPEGCAQCQGVCPTRAITLEPGRGARLDLGRCLFCGDCVAACPHGAITETNDHRLATRRREDLILGETGAEELRLAAALDKKMKSLLGRSLRLRQVSAGGCGACEADINVLGTIGWDLGRFGIQYVASPRHADGVLITGPVTKGMELALQKTWAAVPEPRIAIALGSCAISGGPFIGHSQHNGGADPIIPIDLYIPGCPPHPLTILDGFLRLLGRLPKHNL is encoded by the coding sequence ATGTATATATTTGATACCATCTTGAACCGGATGCGGCGCGGCTGCCAGACCATACCGTACCCCAAAGGCCCGGCCCCGGCCCTGCCCGACCGCCACGGCGGAGCCTTGCGCCTGGATGCCTCCCTCTGCCCCGAAGGCTGCGCCCAGTGCCAGGGCGTCTGCCCCACCAGGGCCATCACCCTGGAGCCGGGCCGGGGAGCGCGCCTTGATCTGGGCCGCTGCCTGTTCTGCGGGGACTGTGTGGCGGCTTGCCCGCATGGAGCCATCACCGAAACAAATGATCACCGTTTGGCCACGCGCCGCCGCGAGGACCTGATTCTTGGCGAAACGGGTGCGGAAGAATTGCGGTTGGCCGCAGCCCTGGACAAAAAAATGAAAAGCCTGCTCGGCCGGTCTCTGCGCCTGCGGCAGGTCAGCGCGGGCGGATGCGGTGCCTGCGAGGCGGACATCAACGTGCTCGGCACCATCGGCTGGGACCTGGGGCGTTTTGGCATCCAGTACGTGGCCTCGCCGCGCCATGCCGACGGCGTGCTCATCACCGGCCCCGTGACCAAAGGCATGGAGCTGGCCCTGCAGAAAACCTGGGCGGCCGTGCCCGAACCGCGCATCGCCATCGCGCTCGGCTCCTGCGCCATCAGCGGCGGCCCCTTTATCGGCCATTCCCAGCACAACGGCGGAGCAGACCCCATCATCCCCATAGACCTCTACATCCCCGGCTGCCCCCCGCATCCGCTGACCATCCTGGACGGGTTCCTGCGCCTGCTGGGACGACTGCCCAAACACAACCTGTAG